A portion of the Burkholderiales bacterium genome contains these proteins:
- a CDS encoding type II and III secretion system protein, translating to MAGCGTQPSKPPPTAHVTAATVPPRTGTPPPPVTQAPPVPAPRPSPKPETFSVSVVNVPVQELLFALARDARLNIDVHPSIQGTVTLNAIQQTLPQILERIAKQVDMRYEVQDSTLVVMPDTPFLRNYKVDYVNMARDATATVAIATQIQGGAAATGTTGTGPVGGLGQGNISNTSLNNTAKNRFWETLVQNVKDLLRETDKLLPEGSYETAVEQGSVQSTTGTGAPPPATRGSREPGIYSSPNPAAVQSEGTTVIRRATFREAASVIANPETGVLSIRATARQHEKIQEFLDQVMASARRQVLIEATVVEVNLSDNYQQGIDWRAFVKAGGQWTLQQQTLSTLPSAIGSTLFTGTYSGSDDFSATLKLLESFGTVKVLSSPKLSVINNQTALLKVVENRVYFTVKADTVTTANVGTVTTFTTTPNTVSVGFVMSVTPQISAADTVILNVRPTVSRITGFVNDPNPSLLIPNRIPEIQTREMESVIRVASGDVAVMGGLMQDGIENKDDTVPGLAQIPLLGEIFTARNDTRTKTELVVFLRPTVIRNASLDGDYAHLRPLLPGDNFLDSPRFDNFFGSGRARLPLIEP from the coding sequence ATGGCGGGCTGCGGTACCCAGCCCAGCAAACCCCCCCCGACGGCCCACGTCACCGCCGCCACGGTCCCCCCCAGAACCGGCACCCCGCCCCCTCCGGTCACCCAGGCTCCCCCGGTGCCGGCGCCCAGACCGTCCCCGAAGCCGGAGACCTTCAGCGTCTCCGTAGTGAACGTCCCGGTGCAGGAGCTGCTCTTCGCCCTGGCCCGGGACGCGCGGCTCAATATCGACGTGCATCCTAGCATCCAGGGCACGGTCACCCTGAACGCCATCCAGCAGACCCTGCCCCAGATCCTGGAGCGGATCGCCAAGCAGGTGGACATGCGCTACGAGGTGCAGGACTCCACCCTGGTGGTCATGCCCGACACCCCTTTCCTGCGCAACTACAAGGTCGATTACGTGAACATGGCCCGGGACGCCACCGCCACCGTGGCCATCGCCACCCAGATCCAGGGGGGCGCGGCCGCCACCGGCACGACCGGCACGGGCCCCGTGGGCGGACTGGGCCAAGGCAACATCTCCAACACCTCCCTCAACAACACGGCCAAGAACCGCTTCTGGGAGACCCTGGTGCAGAACGTGAAGGACCTGCTGCGGGAGACCGACAAGCTACTGCCGGAAGGCTCCTACGAAACCGCGGTGGAACAGGGCAGCGTCCAGTCCACCACCGGCACCGGGGCGCCGCCCCCCGCCACCCGCGGCAGCCGGGAGCCGGGGATTTATTCCAGCCCCAACCCCGCCGCGGTGCAGAGCGAAGGCACCACGGTGATCCGCCGCGCCACGTTCCGCGAGGCGGCCTCCGTCATCGCCAACCCGGAGACCGGGGTCCTTTCCATCCGCGCCACCGCCCGCCAGCACGAGAAGATCCAGGAGTTCCTGGACCAGGTAATGGCAAGCGCCCGGCGGCAGGTGCTGATCGAGGCCACGGTGGTGGAAGTGAACCTGTCGGACAACTACCAGCAGGGCATCGACTGGCGCGCCTTCGTCAAGGCGGGGGGCCAATGGACGCTCCAGCAGCAGACTCTCTCCACCCTGCCGAGTGCGATCGGCTCGACCCTCTTCACCGGCACCTATTCGGGCAGCGACGACTTCTCGGCCACCCTGAAGCTGCTGGAGTCCTTCGGCACGGTGAAGGTGCTCTCCAGCCCCAAGCTGTCGGTCATCAACAACCAGACGGCGCTGCTCAAGGTGGTGGAGAACCGGGTCTATTTCACCGTGAAGGCGGATACGGTCACCACCGCCAACGTGGGCACCGTCACCACCTTCACCACCACGCCCAACACGGTGTCGGTGGGCTTCGTGATGAGCGTCACCCCCCAGATCTCGGCAGCCGACACGGTCATCCTCAACGTGCGCCCCACGGTCTCCCGCATCACCGGGTTCGTCAACGATCCCAATCCGAGCCTCCTGATTCCCAACCGGATCCCGGAGATCCAGACCCGGGAGATGGAGTCGGTGATCCGGGTCGCCAGCGGCGACGTGGCGGTCATGGGCGGGCTCATGCAGGACGGCATCGAGAACAAGGACGACACGGTGCCCGGCCTGGCCCAGATTCCCTTGCTGGGGGAGATCTTCACCGCCCGCAACGACACCCGGACCAAGACCGAGCTGGTGGTGTTCCTGCGGCCCACCGTGATCCGCAACGCCAGCCTGGACGGGGACTACGCCCATTTGCGGCCCCTGCTGCCCGGGGACAACTTCCTGGACTCGCCGCGCTTCGACAATTTCTTCGGTTCGGGGCGGGCGCGGCTGCCCCTGATTGAGCCATGA
- a CDS encoding type II secretion system protein E translates to MSALEQTLSQRPLGQLLVEKGVISEDQLRIALQEQNKNHLPLGRLMVALGFLSEATIRDVLSESLGQESVDLAKVIVDAQAIKLIPKEVARRYAILPIAVDHNRRQLTIAIADPDNIIALDQVRALVKEDYRIQQLLAAESDILRAIDQYYGFELSIDGILHEIEPGEMDYQTPLVGVNEFSQPVVRLIDALLSDAVQRGASDIHFEPEHSFLRIRYRIDGVLRQVRSLHKSYWPAMVVRLKVMSGMNIAETRAPQDGHISLRLSGRLIDFRVASHPTTYGENMVLRVLDRQKGIVPLDMLGLHEQALATLKIMIARPEGIILVTGPTGSGKTTTLYSILNHINTDGVNIMTLEDPVEYPMPLIRQTSVNETAKLDFASGIRSMLRQDPDVILVGEIRDHPTAEMAFRAAMTGHQVYSTLHTNSAIGVVPRLLDIGILPDIMAGNIIGVIAQRLVRVLCHHCKKPHRPGELERRLLGFERDEAPPTIYRAAGCELCDHQGYSGRIAVMELLKMDEDLDELVARRATAREIRTMALAKGFRPLAEDAIQRVLEGVTSLDEVLRVIDLTNRLA, encoded by the coding sequence ATGTCCGCCCTGGAACAAACCCTAAGCCAACGCCCCCTCGGCCAGCTTCTGGTGGAGAAGGGCGTCATCAGCGAAGACCAGCTTCGCATTGCCCTCCAGGAACAAAACAAGAACCACCTGCCCCTGGGGCGGCTGATGGTGGCCCTCGGCTTCCTCTCGGAAGCCACCATCCGGGACGTGCTGTCGGAGAGCCTGGGGCAGGAGAGCGTCGACCTCGCCAAGGTGATCGTCGACGCCCAGGCGATCAAGCTGATCCCGAAAGAGGTGGCCCGGCGCTACGCGATCCTGCCCATCGCCGTGGACCACAACCGGCGCCAGCTCACCATCGCCATCGCCGACCCGGACAACATCATCGCCCTGGACCAGGTGCGTGCCCTGGTCAAGGAGGACTACCGCATCCAGCAGCTTCTCGCCGCCGAATCCGACATCCTGCGGGCGATCGACCAGTACTACGGCTTCGAGCTGTCCATCGACGGCATCCTGCACGAGATCGAGCCCGGCGAGATGGACTACCAGACCCCGCTCGTCGGAGTCAACGAGTTCAGCCAGCCGGTGGTGCGCCTGATCGACGCCCTGCTCTCGGACGCCGTGCAGCGGGGCGCCTCCGACATCCACTTCGAGCCGGAGCACAGTTTCCTTCGCATCCGCTACCGCATCGACGGGGTGTTGCGCCAGGTGAGAAGCCTGCACAAGTCCTACTGGCCGGCCATGGTGGTGCGGCTCAAGGTGATGAGCGGCATGAACATCGCCGAGACCCGGGCGCCCCAGGACGGCCATATTTCCCTGCGGCTGTCGGGCCGGTTGATCGATTTCCGCGTCGCCTCCCACCCTACCACCTACGGCGAGAACATGGTGTTGCGGGTGCTGGACCGGCAGAAGGGCATCGTGCCGCTGGACATGCTGGGCCTGCACGAACAGGCCCTGGCCACCTTGAAGATCATGATCGCCCGCCCCGAGGGCATCATCTTGGTGACCGGCCCCACCGGCAGCGGCAAGACCACGACCCTCTATTCCATCCTCAACCACATCAACACCGACGGGGTCAACATCATGACCCTGGAGGATCCGGTGGAATACCCCATGCCCCTCATTCGCCAGACCTCGGTCAACGAGACGGCCAAGCTCGACTTCGCCAGCGGCATCCGCTCCATGCTGCGCCAGGACCCGGACGTGATCCTGGTGGGCGAGATCCGCGACCATCCCACTGCGGAGATGGCCTTCCGCGCCGCCATGACCGGCCACCAGGTGTACTCCACCCTGCACACCAACTCCGCCATCGGCGTCGTGCCGCGCCTGCTGGACATCGGCATACTGCCCGACATCATGGCGGGCAACATCATCGGAGTCATCGCCCAGCGGCTGGTGCGGGTGCTGTGCCATCACTGCAAGAAACCCCACCGGCCGGGCGAGCTGGAGCGGCGCCTGCTCGGTTTCGAGCGCGACGAGGCGCCGCCCACCATCTACCGGGCAGCGGGCTGCGAGCTGTGCGACCACCAGGGCTACAGCGGCCGCATCGCGGTGATGGAGCTGCTCAAGATGGACGAGGATCTGGACGAGCTGGTGGCGCGCCGGGCCACGGCCCGGGAGATCCGCACCATGGCTCTCGCCAAGGGATTCCGCCCCTTGGCCGAGGATGCGATCCAGCGGGTGCTGGAGGGCGTGACCTCCCTAGACGAGGTGCTGCGGGTGATCGACCTCACCAACCGGCTCGCGTAA
- a CDS encoding type II secretion system protein, which translates to MALYQYVAVDPVGKRVRGMQDAANPVDLELRLKRGGLDLISARPARANQLALGRRVRRQELITFFFNLESLTRAGVPLLESLADLRDTMNDPAFRQIIANMIEGVEGGQRLSQAMAPYPRVFEPVHVSLVRAGEQSGRLSEVFGHITESLKWQDELAAQTRQVMLYPAMVLAVVLAVFLFLMMYLVPQLAGFMQNIGQAIPPQTRLLIALSNAVVGYWYLIAGLLAGAAAGIWLGGRFMPGLESRIDRLKLRLWVVGPILHKIILARFANTFAMMYASGISILECIAAARDIAGNRVVAASLEQVGRRIEEGKNLTQSFAEVGLFPPLVLRMLRVGEATGALDKALLNVTYFYDRDVRESVKRIQTMIGPLLTLVLGALLGWVMFSVLMPVYDVISRTRF; encoded by the coding sequence ATGGCCCTCTACCAGTACGTCGCCGTCGATCCCGTCGGCAAACGCGTCCGCGGCATGCAGGACGCCGCCAACCCGGTGGATCTGGAGCTGCGGCTCAAGCGCGGGGGGCTCGACCTCATCTCCGCACGGCCGGCCCGGGCGAACCAGCTCGCCCTCGGGCGCCGGGTGCGGCGCCAGGAGCTCATCACCTTCTTCTTCAACCTGGAGAGCCTCACCCGGGCCGGTGTGCCTCTGCTGGAGAGCCTGGCCGACCTGCGCGACACGATGAACGACCCGGCGTTTCGCCAGATCATCGCCAACATGATCGAGGGCGTGGAGGGAGGACAGCGCCTGTCCCAGGCCATGGCCCCGTATCCCCGGGTGTTCGAGCCGGTCCACGTGAGCCTGGTGCGCGCGGGCGAGCAGAGCGGCCGGCTCTCCGAGGTGTTCGGCCATATCACCGAAAGCCTCAAGTGGCAGGACGAGCTGGCCGCCCAGACCCGGCAGGTCATGCTCTACCCGGCCATGGTCTTGGCGGTGGTGCTCGCCGTGTTCCTGTTTCTGATGATGTACCTGGTGCCCCAGCTTGCCGGCTTCATGCAAAACATCGGCCAGGCAATCCCGCCCCAGACCAGGCTCCTGATCGCGTTATCGAACGCCGTCGTGGGCTATTGGTACCTCATCGCCGGACTGCTGGCGGGGGCGGCCGCCGGGATCTGGCTGGGCGGGCGCTTCATGCCCGGTCTGGAGAGCCGCATCGACCGCTTGAAGCTCAGGCTCTGGGTCGTGGGGCCGATCCTGCACAAGATCATCCTGGCCCGCTTCGCCAACACCTTCGCCATGATGTATGCCTCGGGCATCTCGATCCTGGAGTGCATCGCCGCCGCCCGGGACATCGCCGGCAACCGGGTGGTGGCGGCGAGCCTGGAGCAGGTCGGCCGGCGCATCGAAGAGGGCAAGAACCTCACCCAGAGCTTCGCCGAGGTGGGCCTCTTTCCGCCCCTGGTACTGCGCATGCTGCGGGTGGGCGAGGCGACTGGCGCTTTGGACAAGGCGCTGCTCAACGTCACCTACTTCTACGACCGGGACGTGCGCGAATCGGTGAAACGGATCCAGACCATGATCGGCCCCCTCCTCACCCTGGTGCTGGGAGCGCTCTTGGGCTGGGTCATGTTCTCGGTGCTCATGCCCGTGTACGACGTCATCAGCAGGACCCGGTTCTGA
- a CDS encoding prepilin-type N-terminal cleavage/methylation domain-containing protein, giving the protein MRIVNKGANPESGVNGITIRHAAGFTLVELAVVLLILGLLLGGLLMPLSTQLDQQSIKDTQRKLDEIKEALIGFSLANGRLPCPADGATPSGSSGSGEESYNSTTGQCNITTDGVVPWATLALPETDAWGRRFTYRVRQDWADQVNPAASATADCTEVAANASFALCSEGNITVKDGSGPSGKNVATNVPALIASHGKNGYGAYLPNGTRLPLSGDSDEQENADNDATFVSRSPGKYPDDPYDDQVVWISPSILKNRMVQAGKLP; this is encoded by the coding sequence ATGAGAATCGTAAACAAAGGGGCTAACCCTGAATCTGGAGTAAACGGCATCACGATTCGGCACGCCGCAGGTTTTACTCTGGTGGAGCTGGCGGTGGTGCTGCTCATCCTGGGGTTGCTCCTGGGCGGGCTGCTCATGCCGCTTAGCACTCAGCTCGACCAGCAATCGATCAAGGACACTCAGCGTAAGTTGGATGAAATCAAAGAGGCTTTGATCGGCTTCTCCCTGGCGAACGGACGGCTGCCGTGTCCGGCGGACGGGGCGACTCCGAGCGGCAGCTCGGGAAGTGGCGAAGAAAGCTACAACTCAACGACGGGCCAGTGCAACATCACGACCGACGGCGTCGTGCCGTGGGCCACGTTGGCACTTCCTGAGACGGATGCCTGGGGGCGACGCTTCACCTACCGCGTCCGCCAGGATTGGGCCGATCAGGTCAATCCCGCCGCCTCCGCCACGGCGGATTGTACGGAGGTGGCCGCCAACGCCTCTTTTGCCTTGTGCTCAGAGGGCAACATCACTGTCAAGGATGGCAGCGGACCCTCGGGAAAAAACGTGGCGACGAACGTTCCCGCTCTCATCGCCTCCCACGGAAAAAACGGCTACGGCGCCTACCTGCCCAACGGCACTCGCCTTCCTTTGAGTGGGGACAGCGACGAACAGGAAAACGCAGACAACGACGCGACCTTCGTGAGCCGCTCGCCGGGCAAATATCCTGACGACCCTTACGACGACCAGGTCGTCTGGATCTCCCCGTCCATTCTCAAAAACCGCATGGTCCAAGCCGGCAAGCTGCCCTGA
- a CDS encoding prepilin-type N-terminal cleavage/methylation domain-containing protein, whose protein sequence is MKRERGFTLIEIAIVLVIIGLLLGGILKGQEMITQARIRNVVNDLNSVSVAYYAYQDRYRAIPGDDPNASGRWSGTTSGDGNNQVSGNFNATPSANPPPAGEESNLFWQHLRLAGLVAGPSTGAGSANPPQNAVGGVTGVQNGALGLSGLVVCTSNLPGKIANAVDSQLDDGKPNTGSLRGTTTSPLPATAPTDTSYVDDGATQYTICKNI, encoded by the coding sequence ATGAAACGTGAGCGTGGCTTTACCCTGATCGAGATCGCCATCGTGCTGGTCATCATCGGGCTGCTCCTGGGAGGGATCCTGAAGGGGCAGGAGATGATCACCCAGGCGAGGATTCGCAACGTGGTGAACGACCTGAACAGCGTCTCGGTGGCCTACTATGCCTACCAGGATCGGTACCGGGCCATTCCGGGGGATGATCCCAATGCCAGCGGTCGCTGGAGCGGTACGACTTCCGGAGACGGAAATAATCAAGTAAGCGGAAATTTCAATGCCACGCCGTCGGCCAATCCCCCGCCAGCCGGGGAAGAGTCCAATCTTTTCTGGCAGCACCTGCGGCTCGCCGGGCTGGTGGCGGGTCCGAGCACCGGGGCGGGCAGCGCCAACCCGCCCCAGAACGCCGTCGGGGGGGTAACCGGGGTGCAAAACGGCGCCCTAGGGTTGAGCGGGCTGGTGGTGTGCACCTCCAACCTACCCGGCAAGATCGCCAACGCCGTGGACAGTCAACTGGACGACGGCAAGCCCAATACGGGTTCGCTGCGCGGCACCACAACCTCGCCTCTGCCCGCCACCGCCCCTACAGACACCAGCTACGTGGACGACGGGGCGACCCAATACACGATCTGCAAGAACATTTAG